Proteins found in one Sporosarcina sp. FSL K6-3457 genomic segment:
- the phnE gene encoding phosphonate ABC transporter, permease protein PhnE, with product MNAIEKQIQMQPTYHLTNIFTGLVIIILLIWSVSAFSLNNLTENGLTIAKNILLGLAKPDWQLLMNVTTGGVPYLLVETMAIAFLGTIIGAILAIPLAFLSASNIVPKPLAFVVRLLLIFVRTIPAIVYGLMFIRVTGPGPFAGVLTMSLTSIGMLSKLYVDVIEDLDMKVLESMESIGCTTLEKIRFGILPQLSAMFLSIVIYRFDMNLRDATVLGLVGAGGIGAPLIFAMNAYKWSEVGSILLGLIVLILMIEYISNKIRTKLVRG from the coding sequence ATGAATGCGATTGAAAAACAAATCCAGATGCAACCTACTTACCATCTAACAAATATTTTTACAGGACTTGTAATCATCATCCTTCTGATTTGGTCCGTATCTGCGTTTAGTTTAAACAATCTAACTGAAAACGGTCTGACGATTGCGAAAAATATTTTACTTGGATTAGCCAAGCCGGATTGGCAGTTACTGATGAATGTTACTACGGGTGGCGTGCCCTACTTATTAGTAGAAACGATGGCCATTGCCTTTTTAGGAACGATTATTGGAGCGATTTTGGCGATTCCTCTCGCCTTCCTGTCAGCCTCAAATATAGTGCCAAAACCACTTGCGTTTGTCGTACGATTACTGTTAATTTTTGTTCGCACAATTCCAGCGATTGTATACGGTCTGATGTTTATTCGTGTAACAGGACCTGGTCCGTTTGCGGGGGTACTTACAATGTCACTCACGTCGATAGGGATGCTTTCGAAGTTGTATGTAGATGTCATTGAAGATTTAGATATGAAAGTATTAGAATCGATGGAATCCATTGGCTGTACAACGTTAGAAAAGATTCGCTTTGGTATATTACCACAGCTCTCGGCTATGTTTTTGTCGATTGTTATTTATCGTTTTGATATGAACTTACGTGATGCTACTGTGCTTGGCTTAGTAGGAGCCGGTGGAATTGGTGCACCACTCATATTCGCTATGAATGCTTATAAATGGTCTGAGGTTGGTTCCATTTTACTAGGGCTTATTGTACTCATTTTAATGATTGAATATATATCGAACAAAATTCGTACAAAACTTGTAAGGGGGTGA
- the pstB gene encoding phosphate ABC transporter ATP-binding protein PstB: MTLQLERKKDVQFQVMKNANWNKPVYETNGLNLWYGSSHALKNVDLSINEKEVTAIIGPSGCGKSTYLKTLNRMVELVPDVTISGNLTFQGNNILGKAMPVELLRSKVGMVFQKPNPFPKSIYENVAFGPKIHGIRNKAMLDMVVEDSLRKAALWDEVKDRLHKSAYGLSGGQQQRLCIARCLAVDPEVILMDEPTSALDPVSTHKVEELIDSIKNDVTIAIVTHNMQQAARISDRTAFFLNGEIVECDRTSTIFNNPTDPLTNDYINGRFG; encoded by the coding sequence ATGACCTTACAATTAGAGCGTAAAAAGGATGTACAATTTCAAGTTATGAAAAATGCAAATTGGAATAAACCTGTCTACGAAACAAATGGATTGAACCTTTGGTACGGATCTTCTCACGCACTCAAAAATGTTGATCTATCGATTAACGAAAAAGAAGTGACAGCTATTATCGGTCCTTCTGGCTGTGGTAAATCTACTTATTTAAAAACACTAAACCGAATGGTCGAGCTCGTACCGGACGTCACTATTTCTGGGAACCTAACCTTCCAAGGTAATAATATTCTCGGCAAGGCGATGCCTGTTGAATTATTACGCTCCAAAGTCGGTATGGTATTCCAAAAGCCAAACCCATTTCCAAAATCGATTTATGAAAATGTAGCGTTTGGCCCTAAAATTCACGGTATCCGCAACAAAGCTATGCTTGATATGGTTGTCGAAGATAGCTTGCGCAAAGCTGCCTTGTGGGATGAAGTAAAAGATCGCCTACACAAAAGCGCCTATGGACTTTCTGGTGGCCAGCAACAGCGCCTATGTATTGCCCGCTGTCTTGCGGTTGATCCAGAAGTCATTCTAATGGACGAGCCAACATCGGCACTCGATCCCGTTTCTACCCATAAAGTAGAAGAACTGATCGACAGCATTAAAAACGATGTCACTATCGCCATCGTTACTCATAATATGCAGCAGGCTGCTAGAATCTCAGATCGTACTGCTTTTTTCCTCAATGGAGAAATTGTTGAATGTGATCGAACATCTACCATTTTTAACAATCCAACTGACCCACTAACAAATGATTATATTAACGGACGTTTTGGTTAA
- a CDS encoding YtoQ family protein produces MRLTVYLAGEIHSSWREEVKLKVAALDLPIDFVGPMEDHDRSDNIGEEILGKQPSAIFKDVAASSFNNLRTELLMKKADVVIALFGEKYKQWNTAMDASAAVAFGKPLILIRNEAHHHALKELSRKAHVTVETVDQAVKALHYIFE; encoded by the coding sequence ATGCGATTAACCGTTTACCTAGCTGGAGAAATCCACAGTTCATGGCGTGAGGAAGTCAAACTGAAAGTTGCAGCACTGGACTTGCCCATCGACTTCGTAGGGCCAATGGAAGACCATGACCGTTCCGACAACATCGGAGAAGAAATTTTAGGCAAGCAGCCGAGCGCTATTTTCAAAGATGTCGCGGCGTCCAGCTTCAATAATTTGCGTACCGAGCTTTTAATGAAGAAAGCCGATGTCGTCATTGCTCTTTTCGGGGAGAAATACAAACAATGGAACACCGCAATGGATGCCAGCGCTGCCGTTGCATTTGGCAAGCCACTCATCCTAATTCGCAACGAAGCGCATCACCACGCACTCAAAGAACTATCCCGTAAAGCCCACGTCACTGTCGAAACCGTCGACCAAGCCGTGAAGGCATTACATTATATTTTTGAATGA
- a CDS encoding PstS family phosphate ABC transporter substrate-binding protein, with protein sequence MNFKKYLLFLVLAALAVVVAACGADSNEGNTDSTTPAPATENEGNNEDDSKAADLEGSVTIDGSGTVYPLMARIAEEYMVTEQENVSVEVSRAGTSAGFKKFLVENGTDFNDASRNIKDEEQAEADALGIEVKELKVALDGLTFVINKDNDWATEMTPEQLISIFKADSGVVKWSDINPDWPAEDIKAMGPNENHGTYEFFYESILDKQDLVSTVNLQQDYSTLVNLVSEDKNGIAFFGFGYYVNNQDKLGAVHVDFGNGAIEPSLDTISEDGDYADFTRPVFTYLNVDNAKAKPQVLDYAIYAMNNVNTFAGETGFAPIPDAEAKANVDFLNGLK encoded by the coding sequence ATGAATTTCAAAAAGTATCTTCTGTTTTTAGTACTGGCTGCACTAGCTGTAGTCGTCGCAGCATGTGGGGCGGATTCAAATGAAGGCAACACAGATTCAACAACACCAGCACCAGCAACTGAAAACGAAGGCAATAACGAAGATGATAGTAAAGCAGCTGATTTAGAAGGTAGTGTAACGATTGATGGTTCAGGAACGGTTTATCCGTTAATGGCTAGAATCGCTGAAGAATATATGGTAACTGAACAAGAAAATGTATCTGTTGAAGTAAGCCGCGCAGGAACAAGCGCTGGATTCAAAAAGTTCTTAGTTGAAAACGGCACAGACTTTAACGATGCTTCCCGTAATATCAAAGATGAAGAACAAGCTGAAGCAGATGCACTTGGCATCGAAGTGAAAGAGTTAAAAGTAGCATTGGACGGCTTAACATTCGTCATTAACAAGGACAATGACTGGGCTACAGAAATGACACCTGAACAACTTATCAGCATCTTTAAAGCCGATAGTGGAGTAGTAAAGTGGTCTGACATCAATCCAGACTGGCCTGCTGAAGACATTAAGGCAATGGGGCCAAATGAAAACCATGGAACATATGAGTTCTTCTATGAAAGTATTCTTGATAAGCAAGACCTAGTTAGCACTGTCAACCTTCAACAAGATTACTCAACACTTGTTAACCTAGTATCTGAAGACAAAAATGGTATTGCATTCTTCGGATTTGGTTACTACGTCAACAATCAAGATAAGTTAGGTGCAGTACATGTAGACTTCGGAAACGGTGCAATTGAACCATCACTTGATACAATTTCAGAGGATGGCGACTATGCTGATTTCACACGCCCTGTCTTCACTTATCTGAATGTGGATAATGCAAAAGCCAAGCCACAAGTACTTGACTACGCGATCTACGCGATGAACAACGTCAATACTTTCGCAGGCGAAACAGGATTCGCACCAATTCCTGATGCAGAAGCAAAAGCAAACGTTGATTTCTTGAACGGCTTGAAATAA
- the phnE gene encoding phosphonate ABC transporter, permease protein PhnE, which yields MRMNPLPESKITLSDGKEVIVKRSNTPLLLLGVLILTYLSIRLTGFSLSVIFERIHQFFIILQDMIPPNWSYSSKLWKPLFDTIKMSLLGSILGAICALPLAILAASNIIKNRFLTVTSKLILSLLRTLPTLIVALIATFIFGLGTMAGTVAIFLFTIAYVGKLLYEQIENADMGAFEAMHSMGLSTIQSFRYAIFPQILPNYLSTALFCFEGNVRYASILGYVGAGGIGLLLNESLGWRSYANVGIILLLLACTVFIIEIISEHFRKKLL from the coding sequence ATGCGAATGAATCCTTTGCCTGAGAGCAAAATCACTCTTTCTGATGGTAAGGAAGTAATTGTGAAACGTTCAAACACGCCACTGCTCTTGCTTGGTGTTCTTATCCTCACCTATCTGTCTATTCGGCTAACAGGGTTTAGCTTATCGGTTATTTTCGAACGAATCCATCAATTTTTCATCATTTTGCAGGATATGATACCACCAAATTGGAGCTACTCTTCAAAGCTATGGAAACCATTATTTGATACGATCAAAATGTCGCTGCTCGGCTCAATCCTAGGGGCAATTTGCGCCCTTCCACTAGCCATACTTGCAGCATCAAATATTATAAAAAATCGTTTTCTCACAGTGACTAGTAAACTCATTTTAAGTTTATTACGCACATTGCCAACCTTAATCGTCGCACTCATTGCTACGTTTATCTTCGGACTTGGCACGATGGCAGGAACAGTGGCAATCTTTCTATTTACGATTGCCTATGTAGGGAAGCTACTCTATGAGCAAATCGAAAATGCTGATATGGGTGCCTTTGAAGCAATGCACTCGATGGGGCTCTCTACTATCCAATCATTTCGATATGCAATTTTTCCACAAATATTACCGAACTACTTATCCACTGCGCTCTTCTGTTTTGAAGGGAATGTTCGCTATGCATCAATTTTGGGCTATGTCGGTGCGGGTGGGATTGGCTTACTATTAAATGAAAGCCTCGGCTGGCGCAGCTATGCCAATGTCGGTATCATTTTACTACTCTTAGCATGTACTGTTTTTATCATTGAGATAATTAGTGAACATTTTAGAAAGAAATTACTGTAG
- a CDS encoding phosphate/phosphite/phosphonate ABC transporter substrate-binding protein, translating into MKKIVLLAMTLLLSVVLLACGEDTPETTAEKTAETTPETNTEQGTTETNKKIEKLSIGFVPSRNPDEIITATEPLKELLKEELAGLGYDIENVEITVGTNYEAVGEALSAGTTDIGLIPGGTYVLYDDSAEVILTATRSGLSNNSDDPVDWNKNEPTEAATEQTTSYRAILVAGPSEKGKALAQKVNSGESLTFEDVNDANWNVMSSSSPAGYIYPALWLNEKYGKTIPELSNVVQADSYGSAFARLAAGQTDLLVTYADARRDYEDSWTTEFGRSASIWEETDLIGVMPAIYNDTISVSKNSKVIDDDLKTALKKAFITIGQSTEGKEVIAIYSHEGYQEAKDSDYDAERKAQKLVQEISSN; encoded by the coding sequence ATGAAGAAGATTGTCCTACTTGCAATGACTTTATTACTCTCAGTTGTTTTACTTGCTTGTGGAGAGGATACCCCTGAGACAACAGCAGAAAAAACGGCAGAAACAACACCGGAAACAAATACTGAACAGGGAACTACCGAAACGAACAAAAAGATTGAAAAGCTCTCAATTGGCTTCGTTCCTTCACGTAATCCAGATGAAATTATTACGGCGACTGAGCCACTTAAGGAGTTACTAAAGGAAGAGCTTGCAGGTCTCGGCTATGATATCGAAAACGTCGAAATCACAGTAGGTACGAACTATGAAGCTGTCGGGGAAGCCTTATCAGCTGGTACAACAGATATTGGTTTAATTCCCGGGGGTACTTATGTCCTCTATGATGACAGTGCAGAGGTTATTTTAACAGCAACTAGATCTGGCTTAAGCAATAATTCTGATGATCCAGTTGACTGGAATAAAAACGAACCTACGGAGGCAGCGACAGAACAAACAACTTCTTACCGTGCTATTTTAGTTGCTGGACCATCTGAAAAAGGGAAGGCGTTAGCTCAGAAGGTTAATAGTGGTGAGTCGCTTACTTTTGAGGATGTCAACGATGCAAATTGGAACGTTATGTCTTCTTCTTCACCAGCAGGTTATATCTATCCTGCACTTTGGTTAAACGAAAAATACGGTAAAACGATTCCTGAATTATCAAATGTTGTCCAAGCGGATTCTTATGGTAGTGCATTTGCACGTCTTGCTGCGGGGCAAACCGACTTATTAGTTACATATGCAGATGCACGTCGTGACTATGAGGATAGCTGGACAACCGAATTTGGCCGTTCGGCTTCAATTTGGGAGGAAACAGACTTAATCGGTGTTATGCCTGCTATTTATAATGACACAATTAGTGTTAGCAAAAACTCCAAAGTGATTGATGATGATTTAAAGACAGCTCTAAAAAAAGCCTTTATTACTATTGGTCAGTCCACTGAAGGTAAAGAGGTCATTGCAATTTATAGCCACGAAGGCTACCAAGAAGCAAAGGACTCTGATTACGACGCGGAACGTAAAGCACAAAAACTAGTCCAAGAAATTAGCTCGAACTAA
- a CDS encoding bifunctional metallophosphatase/5'-nucleotidase, whose amino-acid sequence MNKKKIQILATSDIHGYVMPTRFAHHTNEALGLAKVSTIIKEKRLQAPTILIDNGDFIQGSPMTYYQQKYEKKEQNAMIEAANALEYDALIFGNHEFNYGKEALQEAIQQSQFPWLAANIQNEHGKVFTKPYIIKEIEGIRLAILGMTTHFVPIWEEAKHIEGIHFQDAFEATRQWTAYIHEHEKVDVLIVAYHGGFERDLATGELVEADTGENQGYQICKEIEGIDIFISGHQHREIATKLFDKSVVQPGTKGICLASIELTVEVDDKDNIIAVTHEPFLIYLGEETPVDAAIAQLNTPIYQRTEKWLDEAIGTVKGDIRLKNAFDARVHGHAYVEFINKIQMAVSGASISATSLFHDEEGGLPNEVTMRDIVTNYIYPNTLKVLRLSGNDILQALEQCASYFTIENGRLAVSPSFKYPKAQPYNYDMWAGIEYTFNISMPVGGRVTTLTRKGERLDLDAEFDVVMNSYRATGAGNFDMFKNCPTIKDIQTDMTEIIADYFQQHPVIEATCNHNWKVIY is encoded by the coding sequence ATGAATAAAAAGAAAATCCAAATTTTGGCGACTAGTGATATTCACGGATATGTGATGCCAACAAGATTTGCACATCATACAAATGAGGCACTTGGCTTAGCGAAAGTCTCTACGATTATTAAAGAAAAGCGATTGCAAGCACCAACGATTTTAATCGATAATGGGGACTTTATTCAAGGTAGCCCGATGACGTACTATCAGCAGAAATATGAAAAAAAAGAGCAAAACGCGATGATTGAAGCAGCTAATGCATTGGAGTATGACGCGCTCATTTTTGGCAATCATGAATTCAATTACGGCAAGGAAGCATTACAGGAGGCAATTCAACAATCTCAATTTCCATGGCTTGCAGCAAATATCCAAAATGAGCATGGAAAAGTCTTTACAAAACCGTATATTATCAAAGAAATTGAAGGGATTCGCTTGGCTATTTTAGGCATGACAACACACTTTGTACCCATCTGGGAGGAGGCCAAGCATATCGAAGGTATTCATTTTCAGGATGCCTTCGAGGCAACACGTCAATGGACAGCTTATATTCATGAGCACGAAAAAGTCGATGTCCTGATTGTTGCCTATCATGGTGGATTTGAACGAGATTTAGCAACAGGAGAATTAGTAGAGGCAGATACAGGGGAGAATCAGGGATACCAGATTTGTAAGGAAATTGAAGGCATCGATATTTTTATTTCTGGGCATCAGCATAGAGAAATTGCGACAAAGCTATTTGACAAATCCGTTGTTCAGCCAGGTACAAAGGGGATTTGTCTAGCTTCTATTGAACTTACAGTCGAGGTAGATGACAAGGATAATATTATAGCTGTTACCCATGAGCCTTTCTTAATTTATCTAGGAGAAGAAACACCTGTTGATGCGGCAATCGCTCAATTGAATACTCCTATCTACCAACGAACAGAAAAGTGGTTAGATGAAGCAATCGGAACTGTAAAAGGTGATATTCGTTTAAAAAATGCATTCGATGCCCGTGTTCATGGACATGCCTATGTCGAATTTATCAATAAAATTCAAATGGCCGTATCAGGCGCTTCTATATCGGCTACCTCACTCTTTCATGATGAGGAGGGTGGACTGCCAAATGAAGTGACAATGCGCGATATTGTGACGAACTATATTTATCCCAATACGTTAAAAGTGCTTAGACTGAGCGGCAATGATATTTTGCAGGCACTTGAACAATGTGCATCATACTTTACAATCGAGAACGGACGGCTCGCCGTATCGCCGAGTTTTAAGTATCCGAAGGCACAACCCTATAACTACGATATGTGGGCAGGCATCGAATACACATTTAATATTTCAATGCCAGTAGGCGGACGTGTAACGACATTAACGAGAAAAGGTGAACGACTCGATTTAGATGCAGAGTTTGACGTCGTGATGAACAGTTACCGTGCAACAGGGGCTGGTAACTTTGATATGTTTAAAAACTGCCCTACTATAAAGGATATTCAAACAGATATGACGGAGATTATTGCCGACTACTTCCAGCAACACCCGGTAATCGAGGCGACGTGTAATCATAATTGGAAAGTGATTTACTAG
- a CDS encoding DNA-binding protein, whose translation MRNLKRLFVLLTVAISFSFIDVNVSFAEGPNDQAPIYHPSNHNGKKVLFDNSHGQTAGQSDWVIDGAFSDFAEALVAEGYIVEEFRSHSPLTSGDLIGYDVFVIPEAQIPFKVTEQNAIASFAEQGGGVFFIADHYNADRNLNRWDSNEIMNGWRRGAYDNPTLGMSTAESLALTGVTSSNWLSDEFGVQFRYNALDNTVANQVVSQSESFGITENINEVSIHAGSTLAITNPEVAKGIVYLPTGLTVSANKWSNSVDQGVYAGGGVDEGPFVAISKKLDGKAAFIGDSSPVEDATPKYLNEETGAKKRTYDGFIANDNGAILVNIINWLATEESYDSFTETSITLDSVTPLLSMELPENSTEILNEPWRNPNLGYLWYDQSTFAAGSYGSTVSPPATFTYALQTPPVLDYSGDPFTVTLKVENLQPNESISGLKMQVYLDGGTAISQIQNSNGSWPSSYGYQDIGTLTANNNGVAQKAITIRLNPSVTATSASIRLKDSSGSNLFTKAVILGEVGANPEEDLQTFESGQYLLSLPKVLPAPGEAFPVNIQIDGLAAGATITNAQIQIYLAGGTSISQIQNADGSWPSSYGYFNLGTLTADPSGVANKQVMMRINPVITASQANIRLRLGSGHNVLTAPIQLQ comes from the coding sequence ATGAGAAATTTAAAACGACTATTCGTATTACTCACTGTTGCTATTAGTTTTTCTTTCATTGATGTCAATGTATCTTTCGCTGAGGGACCAAATGATCAGGCTCCAATTTATCATCCAAGTAATCATAATGGAAAAAAGGTGTTGTTTGATAATAGTCATGGACAAACTGCTGGCCAATCCGACTGGGTGATTGATGGCGCCTTCTCTGATTTTGCTGAAGCGTTAGTTGCTGAAGGGTATATTGTTGAGGAATTTCGAAGTCATAGCCCTTTAACATCAGGCGATTTAATCGGTTATGATGTTTTCGTTATTCCAGAAGCACAAATTCCTTTTAAAGTAACTGAGCAAAATGCAATTGCTTCGTTTGCTGAACAAGGTGGAGGTGTGTTCTTCATTGCTGATCATTATAATGCCGATCGCAATCTAAACCGTTGGGATTCTAACGAAATCATGAATGGTTGGCGTAGGGGTGCATATGACAATCCCACGTTAGGTATGTCTACTGCCGAGTCACTTGCTTTAACTGGTGTCACTAGTTCGAATTGGTTGAGTGATGAGTTTGGTGTACAATTCCGATACAATGCACTAGACAATACTGTCGCAAACCAAGTCGTTTCTCAAAGCGAATCATTCGGTATTACGGAGAATATAAATGAAGTTTCAATCCATGCGGGGTCAACTCTAGCAATTACTAACCCGGAAGTTGCTAAAGGCATTGTTTATCTTCCTACTGGGTTAACAGTATCTGCAAATAAATGGAGTAATTCTGTTGACCAAGGTGTGTATGCTGGCGGAGGGGTTGACGAAGGTCCCTTTGTAGCGATTAGTAAAAAATTAGATGGTAAAGCTGCTTTTATCGGCGATTCTTCACCTGTAGAAGATGCCACGCCAAAGTATTTAAACGAAGAAACAGGTGCAAAGAAACGCACGTATGATGGCTTTATTGCCAATGACAATGGAGCAATTCTAGTTAACATTATTAATTGGTTAGCTACGGAAGAAAGCTATGATAGTTTTACAGAGACAAGTATTACGCTTGATAGTGTAACGCCGCTTTTATCAATGGAGCTTCCAGAAAATTCAACAGAAATTCTTAATGAACCATGGCGCAATCCAAACCTAGGTTATCTATGGTACGACCAATCAACATTTGCGGCAGGCTCGTATGGTTCAACAGTTTCACCCCCAGCAACATTTACGTATGCACTACAAACACCGCCCGTTTTAGATTATAGCGGTGATCCTTTTACAGTAACGCTTAAAGTGGAAAATTTACAACCAAATGAATCGATTAGTGGCTTAAAAATGCAAGTATACCTTGATGGTGGCACTGCCATTTCACAAATCCAAAATAGCAATGGCTCTTGGCCATCCTCATATGGTTATCAAGACATTGGTACATTAACAGCGAACAACAATGGTGTAGCACAAAAGGCGATTACGATCCGCTTGAATCCTTCGGTTACTGCAACGTCGGCTTCTATTCGCCTGAAGGATAGCAGTGGGAGCAACCTATTTACTAAAGCTGTTATCCTTGGTGAAGTTGGAGCGAATCCAGAGGAAGACTTGCAAACATTTGAAAGTGGACAGTATTTGCTAAGCTTACCTAAAGTTTTGCCAGCACCGGGAGAAGCATTCCCTGTTAACATTCAAATCGATGGATTAGCTGCTGGTGCAACGATTACGAATGCGCAAATCCAAATATATTTAGCCGGTGGTACAAGCATCTCTCAAATTCAAAATGCTGATGGGAGCTGGCCATCAAGCTACGGATACTTCAATCTAGGGACACTTACTGCCGATCCTAGTGGTGTTGCAAATAAACAGGTGATGATGCGCATCAATCCTGTTATTACTGCTTCACAAGCAAATATTAGATTACGCTTAGGTTCGGGTCATAATGTATTGACTGCTCCTATTCAGTTACAATAA
- the phnC gene encoding phosphonate ABC transporter ATP-binding protein, translated as MITFKNVHKQYPNGFIALNDINLQIEQGEYVAVIGLSGAGKSTLLRCVNRMHDITDGSLQVNGVDVHKLKGSGIRKLRRNIGMIFQSFNLVTRVTVLKNVLVSFVPEMSFWRKVLGIFTKEQKRIALTALDQLGILDKAFVRVDQLSGGQQQRVALARTLAQKPAIILADEPVASLDPVTAKRVMEDFQRINRDLNMTIIMNIHHVELALAYATRIIGIRGGAIVFDGDVTDVDEQVLALIYSGQEQEKEQEVYANESFA; from the coding sequence ATGATTACATTTAAAAACGTTCATAAACAATATCCAAATGGTTTTATAGCATTAAACGATATTAACTTACAAATTGAACAGGGAGAATATGTTGCTGTCATCGGTCTATCTGGAGCGGGTAAATCGACATTACTTCGCTGTGTTAACCGCATGCACGATATTACAGACGGCTCGCTCCAAGTAAACGGTGTAGACGTACATAAGCTTAAAGGAAGTGGTATTCGCAAGTTACGCCGAAATATTGGGATGATCTTTCAGTCTTTTAATCTTGTCACACGTGTAACTGTTCTAAAAAATGTCCTCGTATCATTTGTGCCGGAAATGTCTTTTTGGCGTAAAGTTTTGGGGATATTTACAAAAGAGCAAAAGCGAATTGCGCTAACAGCATTAGACCAACTTGGTATTTTGGACAAAGCCTTCGTGCGAGTGGACCAGTTATCTGGCGGGCAGCAGCAGCGTGTCGCACTAGCACGGACACTTGCGCAGAAGCCAGCCATAATATTAGCGGACGAGCCAGTAGCCTCTCTTGACCCGGTTACAGCGAAGCGAGTTATGGAGGATTTCCAACGTATTAATCGTGATTTAAATATGACTATTATTATGAATATCCACCATGTAGAGCTAGCACTTGCATACGCAACACGCATTATTGGTATACGCGGTGGTGCAATCGTCTTTGATGGAGATGTAACAGATGTAGATGAACAGGTGCTTGCTTTAATATACAGCGGTCAAGAACAAGAGAAGGAGCAAGAAGTATATGCGAATGAATCCTTTGCCTGA